Proteins encoded together in one Pleurocapsa sp. PCC 7319 window:
- a CDS encoding transposase family protein — MSEIAIIEAFSRMPDRRRKQGTRHSLQLCLALFTLGVTAGNQGFLALGDWLKSYSEELKELFEVRRIPSYSTIRRALLNLDYEEYSARLASFFEIKPLAGETLALDGKVLKGSYLLSSDNPHCEPHKAITLVTAYLVERGLILRPEKVKNKSNEITAIPKFIEAFSR, encoded by the coding sequence GTGAGTGAAATAGCGATAATAGAAGCATTCTCTCGAATGCCAGATCGTAGAAGAAAACAGGGAACAAGGCATTCATTACAATTATGTTTGGCTCTGTTTACACTGGGGGTGACAGCAGGCAACCAAGGCTTTCTTGCGCTCGGAGATTGGCTAAAATCGTACAGTGAAGAATTAAAAGAGTTATTTGAAGTCAGAAGAATCCCTTCTTACAGCACAATTAGGAGAGCATTATTAAATTTGGATTACGAGGAGTATTCAGCTAGATTAGCAAGTTTTTTTGAAATCAAACCGTTAGCAGGTGAGACTTTGGCATTGGACGGAAAAGTGTTAAAAGGCTCATACTTACTTTCGTCAGACAACCCTCATTGTGAGCCACACAAGGCAATCACATTAGTTACGGCTTACCTAGTTGAAAGAGGACTAATCCTAAGACCAGAAAAAGTTAAAAACAAGAGTAATGAAATTACCGCAATACCCAAATTTATTGAGGCTTTTAGCCGTTGA
- a CDS encoding VanZ family protein, producing MFKVYLVPIEEAAYIFLLLGIGLLIPICVVHYRRFGYLRFDRALVFYSFLFYGLCAIFLVILPLPEITTNFCQVHSLASQVQLIPLQFIRDTVTRNQISLRHFNLISILESSVFLQAFFNFLLLMPLGFYLHYYFKTSFRLALLIAIATTATFEMTQLTGIYGIYPCPYRYFDVDDLILNTSGAVVGYLIMPLFQFLPNLQHQPEKIPQKVSPMRRLVAFVIDWFLANTLAQGISSLLFGDWEGKYKAGIYFLVYFAYFIIVPWLWQGQTPGKKLVFIHLVRANGKSVKFLTLCLRYGLLVYFPVITDLFFHYLFERQLEQLGYVDGVSGIIFLSLITIEFLCLFTSMLIRSDRLAVHDLVSKTQNAIAR from the coding sequence ATGTTCAAAGTTTATTTAGTACCTATTGAGGAAGCTGCATATATTTTCTTGTTACTAGGAATTGGATTACTAATTCCTATTTGTGTTGTTCATTATCGGCGATTTGGCTACCTAAGATTTGATCGTGCTTTAGTCTTCTATTCGTTCTTATTTTATGGTCTTTGTGCTATTTTTCTGGTTATTCTGCCGTTACCTGAAATAACTACAAATTTTTGTCAAGTTCATTCTTTAGCTTCCCAAGTTCAACTAATTCCGCTGCAATTTATAAGAGATACTGTAACTAGAAATCAGATTTCATTACGGCACTTTAACTTGATTTCTATTTTGGAAAGCTCGGTATTTTTACAGGCATTTTTTAACTTCTTATTGTTGATGCCTCTAGGTTTTTATCTGCACTATTATTTTAAAACTAGTTTTAGACTAGCATTGTTGATTGCGATCGCCACTACCGCAACTTTTGAAATGACTCAGCTTACGGGGATTTATGGCATTTATCCTTGTCCTTATCGTTATTTTGATGTAGATGACTTGATCTTAAATACTTCGGGGGCAGTAGTAGGATATTTGATTATGCCTTTATTTCAGTTTTTGCCAAACTTACAGCATCAACCCGAGAAAATTCCCCAGAAAGTAAGTCCGATGCGTCGTTTGGTGGCTTTTGTTATTGATTGGTTTTTAGCTAATACCTTGGCACAAGGAATATCTTCACTATTGTTTGGTGATTGGGAAGGAAAGTATAAGGCTGGAATCTATTTTCTGGTCTATTTTGCTTATTTTATTATCGTTCCCTGGCTATGGCAGGGACAAACTCCTGGGAAAAAATTGGTATTTATTCATCTAGTTCGTGCCAATGGAAAATCCGTCAAGTTTTTGACACTCTGTCTTCGCTATGGCTTGTTAGTATATTTTCCTGTTATTACCGACTTGTTTTTTCACTATCTTTTTGAGCGACAATTAGAACAGTTAGGATATGTTGATGGAGTATCTGGAATAATTTTTCTGAGTCTGATTACTATTGAATTTTTGTGTTTATTTACTTCGATGTTGATTCGCTCAGACCGCCTGGCTGTTCACGATCTAGTTTCAAAAACCCAAAATGCGATCGCTCGTTAG
- a CDS encoding META domain-containing protein, with translation MNTNNCLSILCNSGLGLLSIGLAQSLFNPLLSPPAIAVPPPVSDSNLEDPWQLMQWEEGNTTKPVARDTEITVQFSEETISGSGGCNNYNGSFNISKMQLKVGDLAATRKACLPQVMEQEFQYMAALQGAQRFEITKAGKLRISYQSVKGSGVLVFEQSGSQTSNESWLDTASQNWNLPGQAVPRAPIQVEDNLPYCTESFRTASLPEDRSVEIGGWMLYGPAQVFGSTTIISGMVNADAQCRPMNFQYFVFKEGDFVGTLSPSVMNSHSDGSLSQIYLFREDEIVAVFDRYQDSDPQCCASSETSMYYSFKETSKGMVLEPQNFHTLRTSSN, from the coding sequence ATGAATACAAACAACTGTTTATCAATTTTGTGTAATTCAGGGCTTGGCTTATTATCAATTGGATTAGCTCAATCGCTCTTCAATCCTCTATTAAGTCCTCCAGCGATCGCCGTTCCACCTCCTGTCTCCGATTCAAATTTAGAAGACCCTTGGCAATTAATGCAGTGGGAAGAAGGTAATACAACCAAACCAGTGGCTAGAGATACAGAAATTACAGTTCAATTTAGCGAAGAAACGATTAGTGGCTCAGGAGGGTGCAATAACTATAATGGTTCTTTTAATATCTCTAAAATGCAATTAAAAGTGGGCGATCTTGCTGCAACTCGTAAAGCTTGTCTGCCTCAAGTGATGGAACAAGAATTCCAATATATGGCTGCTCTTCAAGGAGCGCAGAGATTTGAGATTACAAAAGCAGGTAAATTACGCATATCTTATCAATCTGTTAAAGGTTCAGGAGTATTGGTGTTTGAGCAATCAGGCTCACAAACTAGTAATGAATCATGGCTCGATACAGCTAGTCAGAACTGGAATCTACCTGGTCAAGCCGTTCCTCGAGCTCCAATTCAAGTTGAAGACAATTTACCCTATTGCACTGAATCATTTCGCACTGCATCTCTACCCGAAGATAGATCCGTAGAAATTGGTGGTTGGATGCTTTATGGTCCTGCTCAAGTATTTGGTTCTACTACAATCATCTCAGGGATGGTCAATGCAGATGCTCAATGTCGACCAATGAATTTTCAATATTTTGTCTTTAAAGAAGGCGATTTTGTGGGTACTCTTTCACCTTCTGTGATGAACTCTCATAGCGATGGCAGCCTTTCTCAAATTTATCTCTTTCGAGAAGATGAAATCGTAGCAGTTTTTGACCGCTATCAAGATTCTGATCCTCAATGCTGTGCTTCTAGCGAAACTAGCATGTACTATAGTTTTAAAGAAACCTCGAAAGGTATGGTTCTAGAACCTCAAAATTTTCATACCCTCAGAACTTCCTCGAACTAG
- a CDS encoding alpha/beta fold hydrolase, with amino-acid sequence MNRFSRWLLICLITVSFILCEQNILFSQTPDSVISSTKSNAFEKIACSQLGATSEFNSEPNNSNLFPIPGTEEGKDYECGSLTVPEHHSEPNGKTITVGVVIVKSSNPNPAEPLVMFQGGPGGSSVGIFTSFASPDNETGEILRADRDLIVFDKRGNRYSKPWLSCPELKQVNDTEDGIEVRVRALQACRDRLTESGVNLAAFNSVESAHDVAVLVDSLGYDKVNLYGVSYGTELVFNIMREHPEIIRSVIVDGIVPPNPSIDSQYAVILDRLINNIDQACADDADCDELYPDVKQIFEETFHQLNQTPASIQIVGKEGIKQESITGIDFASVLFQMAYSSGAPFVMPAMIYQVHDREYSLITQFYYLNALLEGADDSADGTYFSVKCSEDKFYADRLVVEGVSDVAQDWGTQTFQEMEQSCQAWNVPAVKSSDRDLVVSDIPSLLFNGNFDPITPPPFGKLVAQGLNNNTNVIFPANGHGAILSGSCATGIMTKFLDRPNQSLDTSCTNRQKISFITKRNTLIAPGTTWLAQSLLDLAWGDILRRLVLLILLMLFPLVWFIIWLITRMRHKGQLPKKSSSGALWAAWFGTLLAACSASWIVLQLVQIGMTATSGGHGNFGFTRIFVGVDRSFAWVYVIPILIALLSVIVAVMAILSWKHHYWGKRRRFYYSFTAGVAIAYSFYLAMAGQLTVFFH; translated from the coding sequence ATGAACAGGTTTTCCCGTTGGTTATTAATTTGTTTGATAACTGTCTCGTTTATTTTGTGCGAGCAAAATATTTTGTTTAGTCAGACTCCAGATTCAGTTATAAGTTCTACTAAAAGCAATGCCTTTGAAAAAATAGCCTGTTCCCAACTGGGTGCTACTTCAGAGTTTAATTCTGAACCTAATAATAGTAATCTTTTCCCGATTCCAGGTACCGAGGAAGGTAAAGATTATGAATGTGGCTCATTAACCGTACCTGAACATCATAGTGAACCTAATGGCAAAACAATTACAGTAGGAGTTGTTATTGTTAAAAGTTCTAATCCTAATCCAGCAGAACCATTGGTTATGTTTCAGGGAGGACCAGGGGGCTCTAGTGTTGGTATTTTTACGTCTTTTGCTTCACCAGATAATGAAACAGGCGAAATACTGAGAGCTGATCGAGATTTAATTGTATTCGATAAACGCGGAAATCGATATTCAAAGCCCTGGTTAAGTTGTCCAGAACTAAAACAGGTCAATGATACAGAAGATGGAATAGAAGTAAGGGTAAGAGCTTTACAAGCTTGTCGCGATCGCCTAACTGAATCAGGTGTGAATTTAGCAGCTTTCAATAGTGTCGAAAGTGCCCACGATGTTGCAGTATTGGTAGACTCCCTAGGATATGACAAGGTTAACCTCTATGGCGTATCCTACGGAACCGAATTAGTATTCAATATTATGCGTGAGCATCCTGAAATTATTCGCAGTGTGATAGTAGATGGCATTGTTCCCCCAAATCCTAGTATTGATTCCCAGTATGCTGTAATTCTTGATCGGCTAATTAATAATATTGATCAAGCCTGTGCTGATGATGCAGACTGCGATGAATTGTATCCTGATGTTAAACAGATTTTTGAGGAAACCTTTCATCAATTGAATCAGACACCAGCTTCGATTCAAATAGTTGGTAAAGAGGGCATCAAACAAGAATCTATTACAGGAATTGATTTTGCCTCTGTGTTATTTCAGATGGCTTATTCATCTGGTGCACCATTCGTGATGCCCGCCATGATTTATCAAGTTCACGATCGCGAATATTCTCTGATTACTCAATTTTATTACCTTAATGCTTTACTGGAAGGAGCTGACGATTCTGCTGATGGCACTTACTTTTCGGTAAAGTGTTCTGAAGATAAGTTCTATGCTGATCGATTAGTAGTTGAGGGTGTTTCTGATGTTGCCCAAGATTGGGGAACGCAAACCTTTCAGGAAATGGAGCAGTCTTGTCAAGCGTGGAATGTTCCAGCAGTCAAATCCTCTGATCGTGACTTGGTAGTTAGCGATATTCCATCACTACTATTCAATGGGAACTTTGATCCCATTACACCCCCGCCTTTTGGCAAGTTAGTAGCTCAAGGCTTAAATAACAACACTAATGTTATATTTCCTGCCAACGGACATGGTGCAATTTTGAGTGGCTCTTGTGCCACGGGCATTATGACTAAATTCCTTGATCGCCCTAATCAGTCTCTAGATACCAGTTGTACCAATAGGCAAAAAATATCTTTTATTACGAAGAGAAATACCTTAATTGCCCCAGGAACTACTTGGTTAGCTCAATCTCTTCTCGATTTAGCATGGGGAGATATTCTTCGGCGCTTAGTGCTACTTATTTTATTGATGCTCTTTCCTTTAGTTTGGTTCATCATTTGGTTAATTACTCGAATGCGCCATAAAGGACAATTACCCAAAAAATCATCTAGTGGGGCACTTTGGGCAGCTTGGTTTGGTACATTGCTAGCAGCATGTAGTGCGTCTTGGATTGTACTTCAGTTAGTTCAGATTGGGATGACAGCGACTTCTGGTGGGCATGGTAATTTTGGGTTCACTCGCATTTTTGTTGGGGTAGACCGCAGTTTTGCTTGGGTCTATGTAATTCCAATTTTGATAGCTTTACTCTCTGTGATTGTGGCAGTAATGGCGATACTTTCTTGGAAGCACCATTACTGGGGTAAAAGAAGGCGATTCTACTACTCCTTTACAGCAGGAGTGGCGATCGCTTACAGTTTTTACCTGGCTATGGCTGGGCAACTGACTGTTTTCTTCCACTAA
- a CDS encoding IS630 transposase-related protein codes for MAYSLDMRQRALDLLEEGKSKTEISRMLGASRTSILRWEKRALRGELAAIYPKKRGGFRAGSNGFCGSTTLKGLATVHRASNQQIVKPIVMIAKTIEIAKRRYP; via the coding sequence ATGGCATATTCTTTAGATATGCGGCAACGTGCATTAGACCTGTTAGAAGAAGGCAAAAGCAAAACAGAAATATCAAGAATGCTTGGAGCTAGTAGAACAAGTATTCTTCGATGGGAAAAAAGAGCCTTAAGAGGAGAGCTTGCAGCTATTTACCCCAAAAAAAGAGGTGGGTTTAGAGCTGGTTCTAACGGATTTTGTGGATCAACCACTTTGAAGGGTTTGGCGACCGTTCATCGAGCTAGCAATCAACAAATTGTGAAGCCAATTGTGATGATAGCTAAAACCATTGAGATCGCTAAACGGCGATATCCGTGA
- a CDS encoding type II toxin-antitoxin system ParD family antitoxin: MTSLNISLPDSMRTFIDEQIAQGGYSTASEYIRTLIRQAQKQAAQEKLDYLLIEGLALVLTDFVDQPL, encoded by the coding sequence ATGACATCTCTAAACATCTCTCTTCCTGACTCTATGCGTACCTTTATTGACGAACAAATCGCTCAGGGAGGATATAGTACAGCTAGTGAATATATTCGGACTCTAATTCGTCAAGCACAAAAACAAGCAGCTCAAGAAAAGTTAGATTACCTGTTAATTGAAGGTTTAGCCCTGGTTCTAACGGATTTTGTGGATCAACCACTTTGA
- a CDS encoding CHAT domain-containing protein — MNRNSHNKMKFSNKVHSFLVLICLFFLAIAMTPVVAEISTHSAMVQTQLNPNQLVTKARELYKKQDFEAALPLWQQAANEFARSGDSLNQAMSLSNLSLTNQQLAQWQAADTAIRKSIEVLNSNQADNLPIFAQTLDIKAKLQRETGQSAEAIASWQQAAKIYQQSGTSQALAQIKLNQAQALQDLGLYPRACKRLLNILLLENISTCKQLSQLTPKELEAELKPLTSKPSLTEVSALGNLGDILLIIGQPKQSETILKTTLSLAKKINAPEELAINSLSYLNISQALQIQAGDVRGKSQIYSQQAIEAYNQVMSLATSPATRLQAQLNRLNFLIEQEEWQETDLLWRSLYAQISQYNLPANRDNIYASINYGQNLIELIAQDNPEISAPSIVGIEKILVGAAEKAQALGDRRLEAYAWGSLGKLKEITNDYTAAKKITQKALSLESSFDAPDLSYQHFWQLGRIHKNQNNIKEAIADYTKAYDALQSLRRDIATINPEVQFSFRDEVEPVYRELVALDVKYTEGLNTKNNNQQVQERLIQAREVIESLQIAQLNNFFREACIDVNPQVVDAIDPNTAVIYPIILPDELAIILSLPDRQPQLYSSKVSQAELEETVRKIRSSLLQNYDLKSDLPQYQQAYNWVIRPLESELATNKIKTIAFVLDGALRNIPMSVLHDGNQYLVEKYALALTPGLQLFDTEPVGAIQLDATTAGLSKVRPNFKPHSGYNDLKEVPVELEQIEKIGLTKRSLLNNQFTQKNLKQSIEDSGSPIVHLATHAKFSSKAEDTFILAWDKRINIKEIDDLLRDDTYNRKNAIKLLVLSACETASGDPRATFGLAGLAVQSGAKSTLATLWSVVDKSTAKFMGDFYRQLQKSGENKANKAEVLRQAQLDLMDNQEFNHPHFWAPFILLGNWQ; from the coding sequence ATGAATAGAAACTCTCATAACAAAATGAAGTTCAGTAACAAAGTCCATTCGTTCCTGGTCTTAATCTGCTTATTTTTCTTGGCTATAGCTATGACTCCTGTAGTAGCAGAAATCTCGACGCATTCTGCTATGGTGCAAACCCAACTAAATCCTAATCAGTTAGTAACTAAGGCACGAGAACTATACAAAAAACAGGATTTTGAGGCAGCTTTACCCCTATGGCAACAGGCAGCAAATGAATTTGCTAGGTCTGGAGATAGTTTAAATCAGGCAATGTCGTTAAGTAATTTGTCTTTGACTAATCAACAGTTGGCTCAATGGCAAGCTGCGGATACGGCTATTAGAAAAAGTATCGAGGTATTAAATTCTAATCAAGCCGATAATTTACCTATTTTCGCTCAAACATTAGATATTAAAGCTAAATTACAGCGAGAAACTGGTCAATCGGCAGAGGCGATCGCATCTTGGCAACAGGCAGCTAAAATTTATCAACAATCAGGTACTTCTCAAGCACTTGCCCAAATCAAACTCAATCAAGCCCAAGCTTTACAAGACTTGGGTTTATATCCCCGTGCTTGCAAGCGTCTGTTAAATATATTACTTTTAGAAAATATTTCTACCTGCAAACAACTTAGCCAACTTACCCCAAAGGAATTAGAAGCGGAACTTAAACCTCTTACCTCAAAGCCATCTTTGACCGAAGTATCGGCACTGGGAAACTTGGGGGATATATTACTAATTATTGGTCAACCAAAACAGTCAGAAACCATCCTCAAGACTACCCTAAGCCTAGCAAAGAAAATCAATGCCCCCGAAGAACTGGCAATTAACAGTCTTAGTTATTTAAATATCTCCCAAGCATTGCAAATCCAAGCAGGGGACGTTCGAGGTAAAAGTCAAATATATAGCCAACAAGCAATAGAGGCTTATAACCAGGTGATGTCTTTAGCTACTTCGCCAGCTACTAGACTTCAGGCACAACTCAATCGCCTCAATTTTCTGATCGAGCAGGAAGAATGGCAAGAAACTGATTTATTATGGCGATCGCTTTATGCTCAAATTAGCCAATATAATTTACCTGCAAATCGTGACAATATCTATGCCAGTATTAACTACGGACAGAATTTAATCGAATTAATTGCTCAAGATAATCCAGAGATTTCTGCTCCTTCCATAGTCGGCATAGAGAAAATTCTGGTTGGCGCTGCTGAAAAAGCGCAGGCATTGGGAGATCGACGCTTAGAAGCTTATGCTTGGGGGAGTCTGGGTAAACTAAAGGAAATCACTAATGACTATACTGCTGCGAAAAAAATTACCCAAAAAGCACTGAGTTTAGAATCTAGTTTTGATGCTCCCGATCTTAGTTATCAGCACTTTTGGCAATTAGGACGTATCCACAAAAATCAAAATAATATCAAAGAAGCGATCGCCGACTACACCAAAGCCTATGATGCCTTACAATCCCTGCGAAGAGATATTGCTACTATCAATCCAGAAGTCCAGTTTTCTTTTCGAGATGAAGTCGAGCCAGTCTATCGTGAATTAGTGGCACTGGATGTCAAATATACAGAAGGCTTAAATACTAAAAATAACAATCAACAAGTTCAAGAGAGGCTAATTCAAGCCCGTGAAGTGATTGAGTCTTTACAAATAGCCCAGTTAAACAACTTCTTTCGCGAAGCCTGTATTGATGTTAACCCTCAAGTAGTTGATGCGATCGATCCCAATACTGCGGTTATATATCCCATTATTCTGCCAGATGAATTAGCAATCATTTTAAGTCTGCCAGATCGACAGCCCCAATTATATTCAAGTAAAGTCTCTCAAGCCGAGTTAGAAGAAACGGTAAGAAAAATTAGATCGTCACTGCTGCAAAACTACGATCTAAAGTCAGATTTACCTCAGTATCAACAAGCTTATAATTGGGTGATTCGTCCTTTAGAATCTGAGCTAGCAACCAATAAAATTAAAACCATTGCTTTCGTCTTAGATGGTGCTTTAAGGAACATTCCTATGTCGGTACTGCACGATGGCAACCAATATCTAGTGGAGAAATATGCCTTAGCTTTAACACCAGGATTACAGCTTTTTGATACTGAACCTGTGGGAGCGATTCAACTAGATGCTACTACCGCAGGCTTAAGTAAAGTTCGTCCTAATTTTAAACCTCACAGCGGTTACAACGACTTAAAGGAAGTACCAGTAGAGTTAGAGCAAATCGAAAAAATTGGACTGACTAAACGTTCTTTACTTAACAATCAATTCACCCAAAAAAATCTCAAGCAAAGTATTGAAGATTCTGGCTCTCCCATCGTACATCTTGCTACCCATGCCAAATTTAGCTCTAAAGCAGAAGACACCTTTATTCTTGCTTGGGATAAACGCATCAATATTAAAGAGATCGATGACCTATTGCGAGATGATACCTATAACCGCAAAAATGCGATCAAACTTTTAGTTTTGAGTGCTTGTGAAACTGCCAGTGGCGATCCGCGAGCTACCTTTGGTTTAGCGGGATTGGCTGTGCAGTCAGGAGCAAAAAGTACCTTGGCAACATTGTGGTCGGTAGTAGATAAGAGTACCGCTAAATTTATGGGAGATTTTTATCGCCAACTTCAAAAATCAGGGGAAAATAAAGCTAATAAAGCCGAAGTTCTCCGTCAAGCACAGCTCGATCTAATGGACAATCAAGAGTTTAATCATCCCCACTTTTGGGCTCCATTTATTTTGTTAGGCAACTGGCAGTAA
- a CDS encoding fasciclin domain-containing protein, which produces MMTNSNTNFSFTNKWVKRLIYTIGIAGIIIFTDIPVFPQASYPLINLFQPNANSDYFYRNGNLVDSLENNPDFENLVAEIESAGLTEKLKKEELTLLAPSDDAFNALSDDVFERFSESKNRQKVLQYHLISGKVSQKDIDRGKVQTLAGEMVTITSDKSGYTLNNALPIYPPTVASNGVIIEIDRVLLPPGF; this is translated from the coding sequence ATGATGACAAACTCCAACACAAATTTTTCTTTCACCAATAAGTGGGTAAAAAGATTAATCTACACGATTGGTATTGCAGGTATCATTATCTTCACTGACATTCCTGTTTTTCCCCAAGCATCTTATCCTCTCATCAATTTATTTCAACCCAATGCTAATTCTGACTACTTCTACAGAAATGGAAATTTAGTTGATAGCTTGGAGAATAATCCTGATTTTGAAAATCTTGTGGCAGAAATAGAATCGGCAGGTTTAACTGAAAAACTCAAAAAAGAGGAATTGACCTTACTTGCTCCCAGCGATGATGCATTCAATGCTTTATCAGATGATGTATTTGAGAGATTTAGTGAGTCAAAAAATCGTCAGAAAGTACTACAATATCACCTGATATCTGGGAAAGTTAGCCAAAAGGATATCGATCGCGGTAAAGTTCAAACGTTAGCGGGAGAGATGGTCACAATAACTAGTGACAAAAGTGGGTATACCCTAAATAATGCCTTGCCTATATATCCTCCTACTGTAGCTAGTAATGGAGTAATTATTGAAATAGATCGCGTATTACTCCCCCCTGGATTTTAG